Proteins co-encoded in one Odontesthes bonariensis isolate fOdoBon6 chromosome 24, fOdoBon6.hap1, whole genome shotgun sequence genomic window:
- the nhsl1b gene encoding NHS-like protein 1 isoform X3, with amino-acid sequence MRGDRRSASFHKEKPAGLSRALSWLSVSTLSRNRRRIFHSQNELNVVHRRCTHSQSHTHLNAAHRDEDEDADNWVYKPQHRIAVSNLDEESKWTVHYTAPWHQQENVFLPGSRPPCVEDLHRQAKVNLKTALRECDKLRKDGFRSSQYYSQGPTFSDPIQSTSSLQDDEDDENDKKSTASSVEDDKSQLSMRSQTPQGAGEVGEMSEVDGQVVWNKVAALPTPEEKMRLAAKAVPTDIVAINVTGAVFDRQASIRRSLINTDTVSRRPKKVKRRKTISGLPDNINLELAKGKGGELRPHSMFIPGQYSTLGRVGSVNSTLRRSETRDESCQTEEVKVVPPSMRRIRAQRGQGIAAQMAGISASSTGSISISSSDSSGILILPHQFNGDPSRFHSLPRQGARVSLSADPIYSSTPIRSDDQPQRQIGKLQVDDTAVHMRNAPRTTSTLPRPKSQEVRRTQSSEWGGGPACVVSPHAAYSTSYIPNATLSSSAEVITLNMSGQLPQSLVSAYTTARPLSHTSSTNTDPLTSSPTAFTHSSTCPALATSTPTHTLHEGVLIIKGSASESGHSDGSGHSHSTLAPTPPSCLPEEQWIYDTPENVVAQHRSLTSSCSTPINQLYSSLDLSSRTTTDSSSLYSQDNDGYYTSMHLDSGLRSRSHGSGHGAAAGRATRHSMYECREMASQEDSGSLYSDRSLSRSISLRKSKKPPPPPARTDSLRRKPGLKKPLGGVNAFSGANQPNSAMLNETLIASLQQSLHLGLRGGKGKSATPSSPSHSPSSDYEDPWMLRPRSQSSISAGSSAASLAANMNCGGVSNVYSLCQVTPAHSDTSSLRSDYAESWGYYMDYPRNHGDQRVPTPPAQTADNMSAGVHPGVLQNGGDIHNNSQAPGAPGQERGVSVKPKPSNSSPDRVHRLTSPSSGYSSQSNTPTAGTPVPAFIRSMSPSGGRPKPKVPERKSSLLSSVSISSSSTSLSSNTSDSLKSSGAPPPLPLSSSAPNTPLSPPPPFPPPLPPTSTAASSSPPTPRGTSLSPLPACSTSPEFPPPPSPDMLIHHSLSFNGSFSPPPPPPPPVPFIGPPPPPPLPAFAPTSSNPCVKKTAKDTPKPAPSNSPTKSPKPLITPFALQSVQLRSVKWPEKEINGKSDHINTQETGMDLLWGLKPQSQNSFHIHEHPTVNSCPEDDLRQSTPSPVTKLLEDLSLDCIITDLTPDSAVTNGKAEDLSYGILNGKENEEGQALPSPPQSCESSPIKQKPPAVSKKPKLLLVPPFNPQPINEQVPPQHEDTTSLSQTEDQVDALQRPIKENVKEKKSEQQEEETSESSEQLTESSETSAEIQDESIISMSANYDSAFDYEAYINGEPHEEEEEEVEGDGTSSTTESISSKEDDAGEVFESNTAELSPAPSASGASKKNMVTPTSARPRTTEDLFAAIHRGGVQLAGATCLKRSKRKVLGRKESEEEKSRAGSQPQSPPSTPTELSPGSASSLPRQSGSIQRNIRKSSTSSDTFKALLLKKGSRSETSFRMSATEMLRSTDPRFQRTRSDSALDSPATSPSSPTAPHSPSGSPGRFRRETDEWSRYDALPLSSPTSSPYSMSGTKYGRSRTPPSAASSKYNARCRILSSPMTVICEREGELAESEYGDVAESRSGPPVQTLHVLKDSNGTLSEESRG; translated from the exons CTGTGTCTAACCTGGATGAGGAGAGCAAGTGGACAGTCCACTACACAGCTCCATGGCATCAGCAGGAGAACGTCTTCCTACCAGGCAGCAGACCGCCCTGCGTAGAGGACCTCCATCGCCAGGCCAAAGTCAACCTGAAGACTGCCCTGCGAG AATGTGACAAACTGAGGAAGGATGGTTTCCGGAGCTCCCAGTACTACTCTCAGGGTCCCACCTTCTCTGACCCCATACAGTCCACCAGCAGCCTGcaagatgatgaagatgatgaaaatgataAGAAG TCCACAGCTTCGTCAGTGGAGGATGACAAATCTCAGCTCTCCATGAGGTCCCAGACACCACAGGGGGCAGGTGAAGTAGGGGAGATGTCAGAAGTTGACGGACAGGTGGTATGGAACAAGGTGGCAGCCCTCCCCACCCCGGAGGAGAAGATGAGGCTGGCAGCTAAGGCCGTGCCAACGGATATCGTTGCCATCAACGTCACAG GGGCAGTGTTTGACCGCCAGGCAAGCATCCGGCGCTCCCTCATTAACACTGACACCGTGTCCCGTCGGCCCAAGAAGGTCAAACGCAGAAAGACTATATCAGGGCTGCCTGACAACATCAACCTGGAGCTAG CAAAAGGAAAAGGCGGAGAGCTTCGGCCGCATTCCATGTTCATTCCGGGACAGTACTCCACTTTGGGCCGAGTTGGGAGTGTCAACTCAACACTCCGACGTTCGGAGACGAGAGACGAGAGCTGCCAGACGGAGGAAGTGAAGGTTGTACCCCCGTCCATGAGGAGAATTCGGGCACAGAGAGGACAGGGAATCGCTGCCCAGATGGCTGGCATATCCGCTTCCTCAACAGGAAGTATCTCCATATCCAGCAGTGACAGCTCTGGGATCTTGATTCTGCCGCATCAATTTAACGGAGACCCTTCGCGTTTTCACAGTCTACCCCGACAGGGTGCCAGGGTGTCCCTCAGTGCTGATCCCATCTATAGCAGCACGCCCATTAGGTCAGACGATCAGCCTCAGAGGCAGATCGGAAAGCTACAGGTTGACGATACAGCGGTACACATGAGAAACGCCCCAAGGACGACGAGCACCTTGCCCAGGCCCAAGTCTCAGGAGGTGAGGCGGACACAGTCCAGTGAGTGGGGTGGTGGTCCAGCCTGTGTGGTGTCCCCTCACGCTGCCTATTCCACCTCTTACATTCCTAATGCCACCCTGTCTAGCTCTGCTGAGGTCATCACCCTGAACATGTCAGGTCAGTTACCCCAATCGCTAGTTTCTGCTTATACCACAGCTCGACCACTCAGTCATACTTCCTCCACCAACACTGACCCCCTGACCTCCAGTCCAACAGCCTTTACCCACAGTTCCACCTGTCCAGCTTTGGCCACTTCGACccctacacacacactgcatgaGGGTGTTCTGATAATCAAAGGTTCTGCTAGTGAATCGGGTCACTCAGATGGCAGCGGCCACAGCCACAGCACTTTGGCCCCCACTCCACCCTCCTGTCTCCCAGAGGAACAGTGGATATATGACACGCCAGAAAATGTGGTGGCTCAGCATCGCAGTCTGACCTCTAGCTGCTCCACTCCTATCAACCAGCTGTACAGCAGCCTGGACCTCTCCTCCAGGACCACAACTGATTCAAGCTCCCTCTACTCACAGGACAACGATGGATACTACACCTCTATGCACCTGGACTCAGGGCTGCGCTCTCGGAGTCATGGCAGTGGGCATGGGGCAGCAGCTGGACGGGCCACGAGACACAGCATGTACGAGTGCCGTGAAATGGCCAGTCAGGAAGACTCTGGAAGCCTGTACAGTGACCGCTCTCTGTCCCGCAGCATCTCCCTTCGGAAGTCAAAGAAGCCTCCGCCACCCCCAGCTCGTACCGATTCTCTTAGACGCAAGCCTGGGTTGAAAAAGCCTCTTGGAGGCGTCAATGCCTTCAGTGGTGCTAATCAGCCGAACAGCGCCATGCTCAATGAAACCCTCATTGCTAGCTTGCAGCAGAGCCTACATCTGGGACTGAGAGGAGGGAAGGGAAAGAGTGCGACGCCGTCTTCACCTTCTCATAGTCCGAGCAGCGACTATGAAGACCCTTGGATGCTACGGCCGCGCAGTCAGAGTAGCATCAGTGCAGGTAGCTCTGCTGCATCGCTAGCAGCCAACATGAACTGTGGCGGTGTGTCTAATGTGTACTCGTTATGTCAAGTGACACCTGCCCACAGTGACACTAGCAGCTTACGCTCTGACTACGCAGAGTCCTGGGGATACTACATGGACTACCCCCGTAACCACGGAGACCAGAGGGTGCCGACCCCTCCGGCGCAAACCGCGGATAACATGTCAGCTGGTGTTCATCCTGGAGTCTTACAGAACGGAGGAGATATTCACAACAATAGTCAGGCCCCTGGGGCTCCAGGCCAGGAGAGAGGGGTGTCAGTAAAGCCCAAACCTTCCAACTCCTCACCAGACAGGGTGCATAGACTCACCTCCCCATCAAGTGGCTACTCCAGCCAGTCCAACACCCCCACCGCTGGAACTCCAGTGCCTGCCTTCATCAGGTCCATGTCTCCCTCGGGCGGTCGGCCCAAACCCAAAGTGCCGGAGAGAAAGTCATCTCTCCTCTCCTCAgtttccatctcctcctcctcgacCTCCCTTTCCTCCAACACTTCGGACTCACTTAAGAGCTCTGGTGCTCCTCCACCCCTGccactctcctcctctgctcccAACACCCCTCTCAGCCCACCTCCACCCTTCCCTCCCCCTTTACCACCAACCTCTACTGCagcttcctcctctcctcctacCCCTCGGGGTACTTCTCTGAGCCCCCTCCCTGCTTGCTCCACTTCTCCAGAattccctcctcctccatcccctGACATGCTAATCCACCACAGTTTGTCTTTCAATGGGAGCTTCAGTCCACCCCCTccgcctcctccacctgtcccctTTATAGGcccccctccacctcctccactgcCTGCTTTTGCCCCAACTTCCTCTAACCCTTGTGTTAAGAAGACAGCAAAGGATACTCCCAAACCAGCTCCTTCCAACAGCCCTACAAAGTCACCTAAGCCTCTGATCACCCCATTTGCCCTGCAGAGTGTTCAGCTCCGTTCAGTCAAATGGCCAGAGAAAGAGATTAATGGTAAATCGGACCACATCAACACTCAGGAAACTGGGATGGACCTCCTCTGGGGTCTAAAGCCTCAGTCCCAGAATTCATTTCACATTCATGAGCATCCCACTGTGAACAGTTGTCCAGAAGACGATTTGCGTCAGTCCACACCATCTCCTGTGACGAAGCTCTTAGAAGACTTGTCATTAGACTGCATTATCACAGATCTAACACCAGATAGTGCTGTAACTAATGGAAAAGCCGAGGACCTGAGTTATGGTATTTTAAATGGGAAAGAAAATGAGGAAGGGCAAGCATTGCCCAGTCCCCCACAAAGCTGTGAAAGCTCTCCCATCAAACAGAAGCCCCCAGCAGTCTCCAAGAAACCCAAGCTTTTGCTTGTCCCGCCATTTAACCCCCAACCAATCAATGAACAGGTTCCACCTCAGCATGAGGATACAACCAGTCTGTCCCAAACAGAAGACCAAGTAGATGCACTGCAAAGACCGATAAAGGAGAAcgtaaaagagaagaaaagtgaGCAACAGGAGGAGGAGACTTCTGAGAGCTCAGAGCAATTAACGGAAAGCAGTGAGACATCAGCTGAAATCCAGGATGAGTCCATCATTTCCATGTCTGCTAACTACGATTCAGCTTTTGACTATGAAGCTTACATAAATGGAGAGCCtcatgaagaggaagaggaagaagtggaGGGAGATGGAACAAGCAGCACCACTGAGTCCATCAGCTCCAAGGAGGACGACGCAG GCGAGGTTTTTGAATCAAATACGGCTGAACTGTCTCCGGCCCCGTCTGCCAGCGGGGCGTCCAAGAAGAACATGGTGACCCCGACTTCTGCACGGCCCCGAACCACTGAGGACCTCTTTGCTGCCATTCACAG AGGGGGCGTTCAGTTGGCGGGTGCAACCTGTCTAAAGAG GTCGAAGCGAAAGGTCCTGGGTCGTAAAGAGTCAGAGGAAGAGAAGTCCCGGGCTGGGAGCCAGCCGCAGTCTCCACCCTCAACCCCCACCGAGTTGTCTCCAGGGTCGGCGTCATCGCTGCCCCGCCAGTCGGGCTCCATCCAGCGAAACATCCGCAAGTCCTCTACCAGCAGCGACACCTTCAAGGCCCTCCTCCTCAAAAAGGGAAGCCGCTCTGAAACCAGTTTCAGGATGTCTGCCACCGAGATGCTTCGCTCTACTGACCCACGCTTCCAGCGAACGCGCTCCGACTCTGCGTTGGACTCCCCTGCAACTTCACCCTCCTCACCGACAGCGCCACACAGCCCCTCCGGCTCCCCCGGCCGCTTTAGGAGAGAAACGGATGAGTGGAGCCGCTACGACGCCCTGCCTCTGTCCTCCCCGACCTCATCGCCCTACTCGATGAGCGGGACAAAGTATGGGCGCTCTCGCACGCCTCCCTCTGCTGCCAGCAGCAAGTACAACGCTCGCTGCCGAATCCTCAGCAGTCCAATGACGGTGATCTGCGAGCGTGAGGGGGAGTTGGCTGAGAGCGAGTATGGAGATGTTGCAGAAAGTCGGTCTGGACCCCCAGTTCAGACTCTCCATGTGCTCAAAGACTCCAATGGCACTTTATCTGAGGAAAGCAGAGGTTAA